The genomic interval CACTAGTTAGAGATTCGTTTAGAAAAGAATTTAACGTCGCCAAACATACTCGCGCGCAGCAGCAAAGTCAACGTCAAGACAAACGCCTACATTCCACTTCGAATGCTCTCGACCAGAGCCGGAAGCGCCTTGCCTGCCGACTCGTGTATAGAAAGATCCGAAACACTTCGGGTCAAAACGGTCTCCTCCAGATTAATCTCCGCCACCAAGGCTCCACCTCTTTTTGCCTCCAAGGGAATCTCACTGGCAGGAGACACCACTGCCGAAGTCCCGATCACCAAGATCAAGTCACAATATCTGGCCTCACGTTGAGCCTTCTCGTAAGCCTCCGCAGGTATCGCTTCCCCAAAAAACACAACGTCCGGCTTGAGGAGCCCCCCACAGGCGCACCGGGGCGGCATAATCGAGAAGTCGACCTGCGACTTGCCCACCGTGCTTCCGCAGGACAGACATCTGAGGCGCTTCCCATTACCATGAAACTCGATGACAATGCTACTGCCTGCTTCCTGATGAAGATTATCCACATTCTGAGTGATCACGGAGCTGAAATGACTGATTTGTTCGAGCTCAGCCAGTGCATAGTGTGCAGCGTTCGGCTTGGCGTTAAAGACGAGGGTTTCCATCTCAGTCAACATGTTCCAAACCTTGAGCGGGTTTTCCAGAAAGGCGCTGATGTGAGCGTA from Deltaproteobacteria bacterium carries:
- a CDS encoding RNA polymerase subunit sigma; this translates as MLTEMETLVFNAKPNAAHYALAELEQISHFSSVITQNVDNLHQEAGSSIVIEFHGNGKRLRCLSCGSTVGKSQVDFSIMPPRCACGGLLKPDVVFFGEAIPAEAYEKAQREARYCDLILVIGTSAVVSPASEIPLEAKRGGALVAEINLEETVLTRSVSDLSIHESAGKALPALVESIRSGM